DNA sequence from the Narcine bancroftii isolate sNarBan1 chromosome 11, sNarBan1.hap1, whole genome shotgun sequence genome:
cccctccctgccaatcaacattcatcctcatcatcctctccgcccctctcccctcactaccctttctctcctcaccaatacccattgagaccctcatgcacccttcatcgatatccagtccccagcgagactcagccagtaaactccttcatatcctccaaccccaccatccaagcttgccccagtggacaacttgaccacccagacccacaaccaccttgatgtagatcatgggaatgggctgcttggccttgttgaagtgctgggccatgcagtgaaccgtcttgGGAACATagaccagacccagattcaaataaacctcctctttctcttggacacaatacaaacatgtcagctggatttaccctccaacacccagtgcctctcccaactggagtgccagcccctcctgatcTCTGTAGGCCTGTTGCCCCCACTGCTGAtcacaacatggcatgaatccaagggctcagcgagcagagcgtcaacaggccgtagtggacccgtccgctgccccatcattcggcttctggtgagactgcacaaaatgtgcagctctgaccgccctccctcgtgaggcaaagattcaccgggagagaaaaaccattgacgtttcgagatgagaaatgtttgcagccgggtgttgtctggggtcgaacatgtggaggctgagttgttgggacgattcagagcaggcgttgatttggaagggcaccaaaaggttctggggaagtgagttatgggggaaaatacattcgtgaaatgaattggggaaacagactggaggggctgagtggccgaatttggcgaccttttcttgtggtcttggctgctgctgtctggagttgaaatggcaagaggtcatgagttaatgggtgaggagcagggcagccagtgTCAAGGggtcggcactggtcagaggggcaggatggaggcaacagagaggctgcagcgagacagatcaattgaaggaatggggaaggtagcagcaaatgatatgcatcagagtatgggtggggtgggtgcaggtggatcttaccttgactacagaggagtagaagttgagaagagggacgatgacggtgtgatccaactttcgcacgatctgcagtttgcggttctatggcgagagaggaacatcagcaaggctgggcgatggttcggagccctgaggggcgacttgtccaagttgaggggggaggcggggaggagattcgtcaagaggtcagaggtggtgaactccaagggaggccgaaaTGGGGGACTCGTCGAGAGTCGGTGGGGGGGACTTTTTGTGTTGCTGGAgcggggactcgtcagggggttcaatgaagtatcacttccgtttttatgattgttttcccagcttctactaaacaatgaatttgcagaaaatctttgatatttgccaggtgtgtgtgtgtgtgtgtgtgtgtgtgtgtgtgtgtgtgtgtgtgtgtgtggggtggggggttgtgtgtggggaggagggctgctgttgtgggtttgtgtgactttctctgtttccaaaccccatggctgctttggtctctgtcagatgctcctctttccacccacccttcaaaaatgtgtttggggtgtttgtcaattgggtgtaattgtgtgaaacgggctcatgtgtcgcaagggcctgtgaacgtgctgtaggccctaaagttaaatatcagggttttccatttccacacaactgctcctccccctcaccttgaatctcttgtcctgcaagatcttcttgatggcaatcagctctccggagtccaccagccttgcctggtacaccacaccgaaagatccattgtcgatgattttatcatctgtgcaggaaaccaccttggggacgttgggtccatgacacagAGTGGCCatctctgttgtgaccttattgccatgtcctctggggcagaagcagcagcatttacacacccagagggtacacaacaggtcatttatcccaacccagccttgctgtccaagttagtctctacccctccctctaactcccttccaagggtcacctaaatgtcagaattgatcctctggtggtttgttccagcctctcagtagaaatattgccaccccaggtccctctttgatcactctcctcagactgaggccagttccgcagccgttcactttgtctacgaccctccctccatgggaggatcgggtcatccttgaccttcagcacgtcccggggagatgaaccactctgaaccctaccacgggtttagcagaagccctccacattcccagaagctcagcaacaccgtgatcttccatgatgcaagcgagacctcatcgcatgagggagcaggtgggGCGGAGGTAGACCCATGCTTCTTCGCTCAACTCTGCTGGGTCcaccgcagcagaaacactttctagcaccttgatccaggtccactgggagaaagaatcctatcccggttgggggggtgtgggggtgtatgcaagggtggaagggatcttgtaaccacggggaggaggagcggtcctgtctctcagtggacagatcccattccaggtggagggggagctctgtcccatttctgttgaaaggtctgccttccatccccctcgcaacttctcttctctctcagacacctcacactctcccctgccccgattcctctaccacactctcatcccccacccaacaccacccccatggtttccccagtcctttccgtcccctcgcaccccatccccccagctcaactctatgtcccctatctctgatccaatctcccttgacattagcctgtggtgctaccccgttcctttgttctcccctccactcctacagaccccatccctgtatcccctcacatgccattgttctcccctccccactcccctccagctgcctcataaagtgccctgcactcagggtggggagaggggaaattaaatgcagcctccattctctcagcccacactgggtgaaggatggtgccagaggaggttctgtcccagtcggggagcctgtaacaggctctttatctcacccatgggcgcagggtgcttccaaacacaaccctgttgatcagagggtccctgggatgagacagcgtcctactccgacacgtgggccagaatccctttccaggagaggcatctttctcttgttgctgtgccatggcacaactcagctatggctgccccatgcagtgacatcatcaccccctctgtgtcatcatctcccccctctgtgatacctcccctctctgtaacaccactagtgtaatgggcagggacatccaaccatttaaatcctcctcaatttccccaagcaaggggagaataattcagctggtctaaattactcgttgttatctattctaactcctagatatttgatcccattttgctgccacatttgttgactattttcttgacattggctctaatcccccttcctaagtgacatgattttgcacatatcccaaaataacttatacccagagatctccccatagtcctccagggtggagcacaacttgggcaatgagtgtgtcgggtctgtcagatatatcagaacaacttctgcaaataaattgatttcatgctcttcctggcctgttctgaaacctttaatgcctgaatcctggcaaatggcctcagctaatcgctccatggccagtacaaactcactcactgggggtgtggggggtggggagtcagaccttgatcggcatgcctgttggctacctctgtccctctcatctcgacatcagtggctcaggttggggaagtctgtgctggctcctgcagtgcacagcagcgctgctggaccacctttatctccttattttcctgggccctctccaaatctttcctttctatgacctCACATTtctttctcaggagaaacactggcagccaaaaggcaccctctgattccccttagattttgggaaccccgacttcttgaagtgggacaacatgTGGTGACATATTTTCTCaaaatgtggatccaggagcttggaacagtctaccagtttgccgtggtctgccagcatgcttgccaagctcaccaatcctgcactctcgtcagtccacccgcagatcttgttctccctgcctgcactataGTTCCTGTCCtgattccaaagcatctccactgcagctgtgttcagtcagaactcgaaggaccctgctcactgcaccaattattatatgtgtgaaactgattcgaggggtcccaagggtggcgaatttgaacacagttgtcttttattgacacatgtagtgaagtcgcacgaggagtaaaagacacacacagacacaaactcgccggattaatcgatacacttgcaaccattcatggatagaagacttgacaatcaacttgtcacatacgatgccttgaacaggtcattcattcactcattgatcttggatgcctgtgggtggtaggggatatgcaggtggcccaaatacttggcatcaccacccattgctggtcggacgttaCCCGATAGGCTATTCCTCATATGGAGCACACTTAAAATGTGCTTTATaggcccgctggcaggacatccgagtatgtgctgaccatcgtgagaacatatcactttttattttggcaggggagaggcctgatatgttcaatttatcagacttgtcCAGCTCCCGAACTCCAGCaaatgtggcccttggttttaattgctgacaaatagggcatttggccatcacagttcttgcaacatcatgagacccccagatcctctgtccatcatagtgcccccatatgcccacatttatgatgcaccaatgctgccaaggctccggggtcactctgcttggggaaaatagtggcagagcatatttgagcagctcagtccacagtggcattgcgtcagcttcagcggttttcctggaggtgtgtccatccacgtggtggaccctgactattcttttgttgttccacctctcagaagatctgccagtgctgttgtcctcagagcaggcagccatggatctgcctccctgtctcctgccgccgacccatccacactgacgttctgtttggcacagcccagaaatcctgtggcactgatcggaaaataggctcctgggcccgcctggttgtcccttttcgtaTCAGttccacagctgccagcttggacatttggctctcccctccaccacaccctcttctgtcagtactttatctgtggtgggctggagcgctcccaccttacaccgctgttttctgcacctccaccagcccgagccgtcagtaaaccaagctttttcctgctgtccagcatcaaGGGTgatgaacggtttgccccaggccatggtgccaagctcttctcgggggtcattcaggtgggaggctgtcactttcgggcaggacatgatctgttcttgcaagtggctcagcccttcgggcccggcctctgtgtggtctgccatgtaccacttcttcggtccgctgtgagtggcatccgcagatttaacccatcacatgttggggaggtgtggctggagtgtgactgtctctgctgtcatctggttctctgtggtgagcaggcgagcatctgacactcagatggggagtcgcgtgaggcagcttccaggagggaattgaaccagaagctgtgtgggactcggcaaCCTTGCCTCTTTCgctcgaggctccactaggccattttcttcatggcagagacaagtaATTCAAAGGGtgttccagttttgaggggttgggggatgCTTGtgttcagtggcagtggtgttcaacagtgtgttttgccatttaagatgccatttgttgttcaggtcatcaatgaagcggagatttctttttctgggcaacattgtacagtagatggaggggcagggtgaaatggggaatatgttggcaccagtaacccaaaagacccacaaaactttgtgcctcaacttgttggtgggcaccgcaatgaggattttgctttgagcaaccattgatatttctctgctgcctggatgctcaggaaaaggactgttggactaggaccctggacgttttccaggtggtgcctccctggtgccagtgtctggggtgttgctgctggtgtc
Encoded proteins:
- the LOC138745303 gene encoding glycogen synthase kinase-3 beta-like; amino-acid sequence: MATLCHGPNVPKVVSCTDDKIIDNGSFGVVYQARLVDSGELIAIKKILQDKRFKNRKLQIVRKLDHTVIVPLLNFYSSVVKEKERSQR